A section of the Cydia splendana chromosome 1, ilCydSple1.2, whole genome shotgun sequence genome encodes:
- the LOC134789753 gene encoding aldehyde oxidase 3-like has product MFAATATALVAYKLNRPCRMAMRMTDIMRIIGKRPDTRLDYEVGVDGNGQIQYMEASFYINDGMSSNENENSYATKSLKNCYNPDRWRVESFGAITDAPTNCFMRAPGEFEGISAIEHVMEHIADELKIDPIRVRFANYRINDNQLPDYIPMFLEKSDYIKRLEYIKEFNAKNRWKKRGLRLNNMAFDTTYFGNYSAVVSVYHGDGSVVINSGGVEIGQGINTKVAQAAAFEFKIPVEKVAVIASYDFATPNCYSTASSITTECVALCVIRCCEQINARLAPVRAAMPNATWEEVVLEADVRGILLQANAETSPNDPRLQNYSIFGVAAAEVEVDLLTGTKYIVRGDIFEDVGVSINPALDVGQVEGAFVQGLSLWLIEDVIYNRHNGEIYTDRTWNYHIMGATDIPNDYRVYFSRNRPNPVGILGSKGK; this is encoded by the exons ATGTTCGCTGCCACGGCCACGGCTCTGGTGGCCTACAAGCTCAACAGGCCTTGCCGAATGGCCATGAGGATGACAGATATTATGAGGATTATTGGGAAGAGACCGGACACTAGACTTGATTACGAG GTGGGCGTAGACGGAAACGGACAAATCCAATACATGGAGGCGAGCTTCTACATCAATGATGGCATGAGTTCCAACGAGAATGAGAACTCATATGCCACCAAATCCCTGAAGAACTGCTACAACCCGGACCGTTGGAGAGTTGAGTCGTTCGGCGCCATTACAGATGCGCCGACCAACTGTTTCATGAGGGCTCCAG GAGAGTTTGAAGGCATCTCAGCAATTGAACACGTTATGGAACACATAGCGGATGAATTAAAAATAGATCCTATACGAGTTCGCTTCGCCAACTATCGAATCAATGACAACCAGCTTCCCGACTATATCCCTATGTTCTTAGAGAAATCAGATTACATTAAGAGACTTGAGTATATCAAAGAATTCAACGCCAAAAATCGTTGGAAGAAACGAGGTTTAAGACTAAATAATATGGCTTTTGATACGACATATTTCGGAAACTATTCAGCGGTAGTATCAGTTTATCATGGAGATGGAAGCGTTGTTATAAACTCAGGTGGAGTCGAGATAGGACAAGGAATTAATACGAAAGTAGCACAAGCGGCGGCTTTCGAGTTTAAAATACCTGTCGAAAAGGTCGCAGTGATAGCTTCATACGATTTTGCGACTCCTAATTGCTATTCTACAGCGTCTAGTATAACGACTGAATGTGTCGCTTTGTGCGTCATCAGATGTTGTGAGCAGATCAACGCCAGGTTAGCCCCAGTAAGGGCTGCTATGCCGAATGCCACTTGGGAAGAAGTGGTATTAGAAGCTGATGTAAGAGGGATACTGTTACAAGCCAATGCAGAAACGAGTCCGAATGATCCGCGTTTGCAGAATTACTCGATTTTTGGTGTCGCTGCGGCTGAAGTGGAGGTAGACTTATTGACGGGTACGAAATATATTGTTCGCGGTGATATTTTCGAAGACGTTGGTGTCAGCATTAATCCTGCTTTAGACGTGGGTCAG GTAGAAGGAGCATTTGTCCAAGGCCTGTCTCTGTGGCTGATTGAAGACGTCATCTACAACCGGCACAATGGGGAGATATATACTGACCGTACGTGGAATTATCACATCATGGGTGCCACGGATATTCCGAATGATTACAGAGTTTATTTTAGTAGAAACAGGCCTAATCCTGTGGGTATATTGGGGTCTAAAGGTAAATAA
- the LOC134798206 gene encoding uncharacterized protein LOC134798206, with the protein MDRIYFTINGRKYTGPEVSVDTTLNEYIRRRADLRGTKYMCLEGGCGACVVNARVQRPGTGEIITLSVNSCLVAVLSCEGWDITTIEGIGSRRKGYNIIQKRLNNYFGSQCGYCSPGFVMSMYSLIQSSEHHLSEEEIEKSFGSNLCRCTGYRPILEAFKSFAVDPDPKIINKIKDIEDIDNLICTKSGKKCGGTCEDDEEEWCLINAKVTTSNDDSVTKKILISDDKVWFRVNNIKAIFEALDDVQGYDNYMLIAGNTSRGAYPIKFFPKVLVDISGVAELRTHFLDVNLVLGASTTLTDTLNLFNVLSKTNDDFWYLEVLKKHFEVVAHIPVRNIGTLAGNLILKHEHPDFQSDIFLLFSCVGAIVTLGRKHGPKNNKHKNVG; encoded by the exons ATGGACAGAATCTATTTTACAATTAACGGAAGGAAATACA CTGGTCCCGAGGTATCGGTGGACACAACGCTCAATGAGTACATCAGGCGGCGCGCGGACCTGCGCGGCACCAAGTACATGTGCCTGGAGGGCGGTTGCGGCGCCTGTGTGGTCAATGCGCGCGTGCAACGTCCAGGCACCGGCGAGATCATCACTTTATCTGTTAACTCA TGCCTCGTAGCAGTATTATCATGTGAAGGATGGGATATCACCACTATAGAAGGCATAGGAAGCAGAAGGAAAGGTTACAACATCATCCAGAAAAGACTTAACAATTATTTCGGCTCTCAGTGTGGATATTGCAGCCCTGGTTTCGTTATGAGTATGTATAG CTTGATACAAAGTTCAGAACATCATTTATCAGAAGAAGAGATCGAAAAATCATTCGGCAGCAATCTATGCAGATGTACCGGCTACAGACCCATTCTAGAGGCCTTCAAGTCATTTGCAGTAGACCCCGACccgaaaataataaacaagattAAAGATATTGAAGACATTGATAATTTAATCTGTACAAAATCAGGTAAAAAGTGCGGTGGGACCTGTGAAGATGACGAAGAAGAATGGTGTCTAATAAATGCAAAAGTCACGACGAGCAATGATGATTCGGTGACCAAGAAGATATTGATTTCTGATGATAAAGTGTGGTTTCGAGTTAACAATATTAAAGCGATATTTGAGGCGCTGGATGACGTTCAAGGGTATGATAACTACATGTTGATTGCGGGGAATACTTCTAGAG GAGCTTATCCTATAAAGTTTTTCCCCAAAGTTCTGGTCGATATAAGTGGTGTGGCCGAATTACGCACGCACTTTCTGGACGTGAACTTAGTTCTTGGGGCAAGCACAACCCTAACCGACACTTTAAACTTATTCAACGTATTAAGCAAGACGAATGATGATTTCTGGTACTTGGAAGTTTTGAAGAAACATTTTGAAGTGGTTGCCCATATACCTGTGAGAAAC ATTGGCACTTTAGCCGGGAATCTTATACTGAAACATGAGCATCCAGATTTTCAGTCAGATATTTTTCTGCTGTTTTCGTGTGTTGGAGCAATTGTAACACTAGGTAGGAAGCATGgacctaaaaataataaacacaagAATGTTGGTTAG